A portion of the Faecalibacterium sp. I3-3-89 genome contains these proteins:
- a CDS encoding TnpV protein — MKELKPRIHENGMDYVLVGDYYVPDLKLPEERRPIGHWGRLRQSYLKLHRPMLYNELILSGRLHTVVADLNEQAADRLDLIIRQMMKAEGVTEAMKAENQMLWVQSMNSIRCRAEEIIKTELIYC; from the coding sequence ATGAAAGAGTTGAAACCGAGAATCCATGAGAACGGTATGGACTATGTGTTGGTGGGCGACTACTATGTGCCGGACTTGAAGCTGCCGGAGGAACGCCGACCTATTGGGCATTGGGGACGCTTGCGCCAGTCCTATCTGAAATTGCACCGTCCCATGCTTTACAACGAGCTAATTTTGTCCGGCAGGCTCCACACCGTCGTTGCCGATCTGAACGAGCAGGCGGCAGACAGGCTGGACTTGATTATCCGGCAGATGATGAAAGCCGAGGGCGTGACCGAAGCCATGAAAGCGGAAAATCAGATGTTATGGGTGCAGTCAATGAACTCCATCCGCTGCCGGGCAGAGGAAATCATCAAGACGGAACTAATCTACTGTTGA
- a CDS encoding DUF6809 family protein, with product MILEAMYNGEFYPCETVVPTSPEYRKAVIACEKLMEQLSQRLSKEDYELVQELRAQTAIAQCEESESHFKYGFSAGLMFSRKPMNKCSRRKKNR from the coding sequence ATGATTTTGGAAGCCATGTATAATGGGGAGTTTTATCCCTGCGAGACAGTTGTACCTACATCACCGGAATACCGAAAGGCAGTCATAGCCTGTGAAAAGCTCATGGAGCAGTTGTCCCAGCGGCTCAGCAAAGAGGACTATGAGCTGGTGCAGGAACTCCGGGCGCAGACAGCAATCGCCCAATGTGAAGAAAGTGAAAGTCACTTCAAGTATGGCTTTTCCGCTGGGCTGATGTTCAGCAGGAAGCCCATGAACAAGTGCAGCAGAAGAAAGAAAAATAGATGA
- a CDS encoding PqqD family protein → MKLKDTFVTQEMDGEQVMVEAGGGFAGMVRSNATAAFIIDQLKTETTKEAILDAMCKKYDAPRAVMAEDVDMVINNLKKIGALDA, encoded by the coding sequence ATGAAACTGAAAGATACATTTGTCACGCAGGAAATGGACGGCGAGCAGGTGATGGTAGAAGCCGGCGGCGGCTTTGCCGGCATGGTGCGCAGCAATGCCACCGCCGCGTTTATCATTGACCAGCTCAAAACCGAAACCACCAAGGAAGCCATTCTGGACGCTATGTGCAAAAAGTACGATGCACCCCGCGCTGTGATGGCCGAGGATGTGGATATGGTCATCAACAACCTGAAAAAAATCGGTGCGCTGGATGCGTAA
- a CDS encoding ABC transporter ATP-binding protein, whose protein sequence is MKQRNTLQWLSIVTGKAKLLVGVLVAVQAVLSVSSIAFAFVLRRIINMAVDGVQGGFWASLALLVGILLGQIVLSAASRFLSEYTSAAVENRFKHRLFAALLTGNYASVTAVHSGEWMNRLTSDTTIIAGGVTQIVPGLIGMLVRLFGALAAILWLEPRFFWVLVPGGVAMLALTYGFRKILKRLHKNIQEADGTLRVFLQERLESLLIVRTFAKEQQTAAQAASLMEQHKAARMKRSNFSNLCNIGFAGAMNGAYLLGIGFCGYGILTGTMSYGNLMAIMQLVGQVQSPFANITGYLPRYYAMLASAERLMEAEAFAPDSEHPLAEEKVLEFYRTKLTALRLEHASFTYQPPVRAEEEQPPMPVVLKDIDLTIRKGEYIAFTGPSGCGKSTVLKLLMCLYPLDAGSRTLETISGTQPLTAAWRSLFAYVPQGNQLLSGTIRDIVSFGDPCKAQDDAGILRALRIACAEDFVQKLEKGLDTMLGEHGQGLSEGQMQRIAIARAVFSEHPILMLDEATSALDEATAQQLLENLRRMTDKTVLMVTHRADQTEFFDRELSFSKDGIRQKSKIG, encoded by the coding sequence ATGAAACAAAGAAACACCTTACAATGGCTCAGCATCGTAACGGGAAAAGCCAAGCTTCTGGTAGGCGTTCTGGTTGCAGTACAGGCGGTGCTGAGCGTTTCCAGCATCGCCTTTGCCTTTGTACTGCGGCGCATTATCAACATGGCCGTGGACGGGGTGCAGGGCGGTTTTTGGGCATCGCTGGCGCTGCTGGTGGGCATCCTGCTGGGGCAGATCGTGTTAAGCGCGGCGAGCCGCTTTTTGAGTGAGTACACCAGCGCCGCCGTGGAAAACCGCTTCAAGCACCGGCTCTTTGCGGCACTGCTCACCGGGAACTATGCGTCGGTCACGGCGGTGCACTCCGGCGAGTGGATGAACCGCCTTACATCGGACACCACCATCATTGCAGGCGGTGTTACGCAGATCGTGCCCGGTCTGATCGGAATGCTGGTGCGGCTGTTCGGCGCACTGGCAGCCATCTTATGGCTGGAACCGCGGTTTTTCTGGGTGCTGGTGCCCGGCGGTGTAGCCATGCTTGCGCTGACGTATGGATTTCGGAAAATTCTGAAACGCCTGCACAAAAATATTCAGGAAGCGGACGGCACCCTGCGGGTCTTTTTGCAGGAGCGGCTGGAAAGCCTGCTCATCGTGCGCACCTTTGCAAAGGAGCAGCAGACTGCGGCACAGGCGGCCAGCTTGATGGAACAGCACAAGGCCGCGCGGATGAAGCGCAGCAACTTTTCCAACCTGTGCAACATCGGGTTTGCCGGTGCGATGAACGGCGCATATCTGCTGGGCATCGGCTTTTGCGGATACGGTATCCTGACCGGAACGATGAGCTACGGAAACCTGATGGCGATCATGCAGCTGGTGGGGCAGGTGCAAAGCCCGTTTGCCAACATTACGGGGTATCTGCCGCGTTATTACGCCATGCTTGCCAGCGCGGAGCGCCTGATGGAAGCGGAAGCCTTTGCACCGGACAGCGAGCACCCGCTTGCAGAGGAAAAAGTGCTGGAGTTCTATCGCACCAAGCTGACGGCGCTCCGGCTGGAACACGCCAGCTTTACCTATCAGCCGCCTGTCCGCGCAGAGGAAGAACAGCCGCCCATGCCTGTGGTACTGAAGGACATTGACCTGACCATCCGCAAGGGCGAGTACATCGCGTTCACCGGGCCGTCCGGCTGCGGCAAAAGCACGGTGCTGAAATTGCTGATGTGCCTTTACCCGCTGGATGCCGGTTCACGCACGCTGGAAACCATCAGCGGCACACAACCGCTCACGGCGGCGTGGCGCAGCCTGTTCGCCTATGTGCCGCAAGGCAATCAGCTGCTTTCCGGTACGATCCGGGATATCGTTTCCTTTGGCGACCCGTGCAAAGCACAGGATGATGCCGGCATCCTCCGTGCCCTGCGCATTGCCTGCGCAGAGGATTTTGTGCAGAAGCTGGAAAAAGGGCTGGATACCATGCTGGGCGAACACGGGCAGGGGCTTTCTGAAGGGCAGATGCAGCGCATCGCCATTGCCCGTGCCGTGTTCTCAGAGCATCCCATTCTGATGCTGGACGAGGCCACCAGTGCCTTGGACGAAGCAACTGCGCAGCAGTTGTTGGAAAATCTGCGCCGTATGACTGATAAAACGGTGCTGATGGTCACGCACCGCGCAGATCAGACCGAATTTTTTGACAGGGAGCTGTCTTTTTCCAAAGATGGCATCCGACAGAAAAGCAAAATAGGGTAA
- a CDS encoding nucleotidyltransferase domain-containing protein: MSTMTQTRKHLLYLMACALQGTSAQEEILADADLKQLLIMAKKHSVSSMVCMALEKTAIFANADETTKKQWLEAKNKAIRKNMLLDAERKAILHELETQGIWYMPLKGSILKDWYPKPGMREMADNDILFDPSGREQVREIFQNRGYKTVSFRKGNHDVYEKAPIYNFEMHVSLFHGMYKELAEQYTEQYENVKERLLPVDGTVYQFAFTPEDFYVFALAHAYKHYSHSGTGVRTLADIYVMERHLGDIMDRDEVEQKLTQLGIAEYEQHSRVLAEKLFSAVRPLAEIELTEDEKEMLLYYCDATTYGTVGNSVNNRLHELQEDSEDITLRTKLKYCCVRLFPGREFCKLYYPFVYSHPWTLPFFWVWRIVYRSIANKKNLQQELKALKAVSRR, encoded by the coding sequence ATGAGTACAATGACCCAGACAAGGAAACACCTGCTTTATTTGATGGCGTGTGCGCTCCAAGGCACTTCTGCGCAAGAAGAAATTTTGGCCGATGCGGATCTGAAGCAGCTTCTGATCATGGCAAAAAAGCATTCGGTCTCTTCCATGGTCTGCATGGCATTGGAGAAAACTGCGATTTTTGCAAATGCCGATGAAACAACAAAGAAGCAATGGCTCGAAGCCAAAAATAAGGCGATCCGAAAAAATATGCTGCTGGATGCCGAGCGTAAGGCCATTCTGCATGAGCTGGAAACACAAGGCATCTGGTATATGCCCCTGAAAGGCAGCATCCTGAAAGACTGGTACCCGAAGCCCGGCATGCGGGAGATGGCGGACAACGACATTTTGTTTGACCCTTCCGGACGTGAACAGGTGCGGGAGATTTTTCAAAACCGGGGCTACAAGACTGTTTCTTTCAGGAAGGGCAATCACGATGTATATGAAAAAGCGCCTATTTATAATTTTGAAATGCATGTTTCCCTGTTTCACGGGATGTATAAGGAATTGGCCGAGCAGTATACCGAACAGTATGAGAATGTAAAAGAACGCTTACTGCCGGTAGATGGAACAGTATATCAGTTTGCCTTTACGCCCGAAGACTTTTATGTATTTGCCCTTGCACACGCATACAAGCATTACAGTCACAGCGGAACAGGTGTCCGCACACTGGCCGATATTTATGTGATGGAGCGGCATCTGGGCGACATCATGGATCGGGACGAAGTGGAACAAAAGCTGACGCAGCTTGGAATCGCAGAATATGAGCAGCACAGCCGTGTGCTGGCAGAAAAGCTGTTTTCTGCCGTTCGGCCTCTGGCAGAGATCGAACTGACCGAGGATGAAAAGGAAATGCTGCTGTACTATTGTGATGCGACCACTTACGGAACAGTCGGTAACAGCGTTAACAATCGTCTGCATGAGCTTCAGGAAGACTCAGAAGATATCACTCTCCGGACGAAGCTAAAATACTGCTGTGTACGGCTTTTTCCCGGAAGAGAATTTTGCAAATTGTATTATCCGTTTGTTTATAGTCATCCGTGGACGCTGCCATTTTTCTGGGTATGGCGAATAGTGTATAGAAGTATTGCAAACAAAAAGAATTTACAGCAAGAGTTAAAAGCTTTGAAAGCGGTCAGCAGAAGATAA
- the gloA2 gene encoding SMU1112c/YaeR family gloxylase I-like metalloprotein, whose translation MNLSKIHHIAIIVSDYEAAKDFYVNKLGFSVIRENYRSERKDWKLDLRVNEHTELEIFAEEKPPKRVNRPEACGLRHLAFCVESVEQTVRKLAEVGIECEPIRVDDYTGKKMTFFHDPDGLPLELHE comes from the coding sequence ATGAATTTATCAAAAATACATCATATTGCAATCATCGTATCTGACTACGAAGCAGCTAAGGATTTCTATGTGAACAAGCTGGGATTCTCTGTCATCAGAGAAAACTATCGCTCAGAGCGTAAAGACTGGAAGCTGGATCTGCGTGTCAATGAACACACAGAACTGGAGATTTTCGCTGAGGAAAAACCGCCGAAGCGTGTGAACCGTCCCGAAGCCTGTGGCCTGCGTCATCTTGCATTCTGTGTGGAGAGCGTGGAGCAGACGGTGAGAAAACTGGCAGAAGTTGGGATTGAATGTGAGCCAATCCGTGTGGATGATTACACCGGCAAGAAGATGACATTCTTCCACGACCCGGATGGACTGCCGCTGGAACTGCACGAATAA
- a CDS encoding VanZ family protein has product MTMKETLDLLGKILTNILTALYEPFGFSLLLSFLAMFFYLYAYESIGAGKGWKIAIMTWYQKFKESVFFRKLFFLAFVTSLILFRTLLNRQLWMNPLSDVMGGWGIWGTVNGEQKLTTECIENVIMMVPFSSVVMWTFQEKMEKGLKKILWQSGKITFCFSVSIEMLQLLLRLGTFQLSDIFYNTVGGVLGGLVYYVAMKARKHL; this is encoded by the coding sequence ATGACGATGAAAGAAACGCTTGATTTACTCGGAAAGATTCTTACAAACATCCTGACTGCTCTCTATGAGCCGTTTGGATTCTCGCTTCTTCTTTCCTTCCTCGCAATGTTTTTCTATCTTTATGCTTATGAATCTATTGGAGCAGGAAAAGGCTGGAAGATTGCCATAATGACATGGTATCAGAAATTCAAGGAGAGTGTGTTCTTTCGGAAACTATTCTTCCTGGCCTTTGTGACTTCGCTTATTCTGTTCCGAACCCTGTTAAACCGTCAACTGTGGATGAATCCTTTATCCGATGTCATGGGCGGCTGGGGCATCTGGGGGACAGTGAATGGTGAACAAAAACTGACCACGGAGTGTATCGAGAACGTAATCATGATGGTGCCGTTTAGTAGTGTGGTTATGTGGACGTTCCAGGAGAAGATGGAGAAAGGCTTGAAGAAGATACTGTGGCAAAGCGGAAAGATAACATTTTGCTTTTCGGTAAGCATTGAGATGCTGCAATTATTGCTTCGTTTGGGAACATTCCAGCTATCAGATATCTTCTACAACACAGTAGGTGGAGTGCTCGGCGGTTTAGTGTATTACGTGGCGATGAAGGCAAGAAAGCATCTGTAA
- a CDS encoding sugar phosphate nucleotidyltransferase: protein MKTTLLIMAAGIGSRFGTGIKQLEPVDDAGHIIMDYSIHDAIEAGFNHVVFIIRKDIEKEFKEVIGDRITSICSSHNVTVDYAFQDINDIPGALPEGRTKPWGTGQAVLAAKNVIDTPFIVINADDYYGKEGFKAVHEYLVNGGESCMAGFVLKNTLSDNGGVTRGICKMDKQNNLTEVVETKNIVKTATGAEADGMAVDVNSLVSMNMWGLTPDFLDVLEEGFKEFFEKEVPGNPLKAEYLIPIFIGELLEQGKMSVKVLKTNDTWYGMTYHEDVAAVKNSFKKMLENGVYKTDLFSDL, encoded by the coding sequence ATGAAAACAACATTACTTATCATGGCTGCTGGTATCGGTAGCCGCTTTGGAACAGGAATTAAACAGTTGGAGCCGGTGGATGATGCTGGACATATCATCATGGATTACTCAATCCATGATGCGATTGAGGCTGGTTTCAACCATGTAGTATTTATCATCCGTAAGGATATCGAGAAAGAATTCAAAGAGGTCATCGGTGATCGTATTACCTCCATTTGCTCTTCTCACAATGTAACTGTGGACTACGCTTTCCAGGATATCAACGACATCCCGGGAGCTCTGCCGGAAGGCCGGACAAAGCCGTGGGGGACTGGCCAGGCCGTCCTTGCAGCGAAAAATGTGATTGATACTCCGTTCATTGTCATCAATGCAGATGACTACTATGGTAAAGAAGGCTTCAAGGCTGTTCATGAGTATCTTGTAAATGGCGGTGAGTCCTGCATGGCAGGCTTTGTGCTGAAGAACACGCTGTCTGATAACGGTGGCGTGACTCGTGGCATCTGCAAGATGGATAAGCAGAACAACCTGACCGAGGTTGTGGAAACCAAGAATATTGTAAAAACTGCAACTGGGGCAGAAGCAGACGGCATGGCTGTGGATGTGAATTCTCTGGTATCCATGAATATGTGGGGATTAACACCTGATTTTCTGGATGTACTGGAAGAGGGCTTCAAAGAGTTCTTTGAGAAGGAAGTCCCGGGCAATCCTCTGAAAGCAGAGTATCTGATTCCTATCTTCATCGGCGAACTGCTGGAGCAGGGAAAGATGTCAGTGAAGGTTCTGAAAACCAACGATACATGGTATGGTATGACCTATCATGAAGATGTCGCAGCAGTAAAGAACAGTTTCAAGAAGATGCTGGAGAACGGTGTGTACAAGACTGATCTGTTCAGCGATCTGTAA
- the glmS gene encoding glutamine--fructose-6-phosphate transaminase (isomerizing): MCGIVGFTGNRQAAPILLDGLSKLEYRGYDSAGLAVRDGEALAQVVKAKGRLSNLIEKTDNGNALKGTCGIGHTRWATHGEPSQTNAHPHVSGNCSRSGSGTVESEVVGVHNGIIENYTELKEKLLKHGYTFYSQTDTEVVIKLVDYYYKKYNLGPIDAIAKTMVRVRGSYALELMFRDYPGEIWVARKDSPMIIGIADGETYVASDVPAILKYTRNVYYIGNLEFAKLVPGEAHFYDLNGDEIEKQTTEIKWDAEAAEKGGFEHFMMKEIHEQPKAVQDTMNSVIKDGAIDLSGVEITEEEIKNFEQIYIVACGSAWHVGMATQYVLEDMADIPVRVELASEFRYRKMPLNQKALVIVVSQSGETADTLAALRMAKEKGITTMAIINVVGSSIAREADKVFYTLAGPEISVATTKAYSAQLAAMYCLAVQFAKVRGKITEEQYSYYISELLTFPEKMQKALEDKERIQWFAAKYANAHDVFFVGRGIDYAVCLEGSLKLKEISYIHSEAYAAGELKHGTISLIEQGTLVIGVLTQSELYEKTISNMLECKSRGAYLMGLTTYGKYEIEDQVNFTVYVPKVDEHFVGSLAVIPLQLLGYYVSVAKGLDVDKPRNLAKSVTVE; encoded by the coding sequence ATGTGTGGAATCGTTGGATTTACAGGAAATCGACAGGCGGCACCGATCCTGCTGGATGGCCTGTCTAAACTGGAATATAGAGGATATGACTCGGCTGGATTGGCTGTCCGGGATGGAGAAGCACTGGCACAGGTCGTGAAAGCAAAAGGCCGTCTGTCCAATCTGATTGAGAAAACCGATAACGGTAATGCACTGAAAGGAACTTGTGGTATTGGCCATACCCGTTGGGCAACCCACGGTGAGCCGAGCCAGACGAATGCACATCCGCATGTTTCCGGTAACTGTAGCCGTTCCGGTTCCGGCACAGTGGAGTCTGAGGTTGTTGGCGTACATAACGGCATCATTGAGAACTATACCGAACTGAAAGAAAAACTGCTGAAGCACGGTTATACATTTTATAGTCAGACGGATACGGAAGTGGTCATCAAGCTGGTGGACTACTATTATAAAAAGTACAACCTCGGTCCTATTGATGCCATCGCTAAGACGATGGTGCGTGTCCGTGGTTCCTACGCTCTTGAGCTGATGTTCCGGGATTATCCGGGCGAGATCTGGGTAGCGCGTAAGGACAGCCCGATGATCATCGGCATTGCAGACGGAGAAACCTATGTGGCTTCGGATGTCCCGGCAATTCTGAAATACACTCGCAATGTGTACTACATCGGTAATCTTGAGTTCGCAAAGCTCGTTCCGGGTGAGGCTCACTTTTATGATCTGAATGGTGATGAGATCGAGAAGCAGACCACAGAAATCAAGTGGGATGCCGAGGCAGCTGAAAAAGGCGGCTTTGAGCATTTCATGATGAAAGAAATCCATGAGCAGCCGAAAGCTGTCCAGGATACCATGAATTCTGTAATCAAAGATGGAGCTATCGATCTGTCCGGTGTGGAAATCACCGAAGAGGAGATTAAGAACTTTGAGCAGATTTATATTGTAGCCTGTGGCTCTGCATGGCATGTGGGCATGGCTACTCAGTATGTGCTGGAAGATATGGCAGATATTCCGGTGCGTGTGGAACTTGCATCCGAGTTCCGCTATCGTAAGATGCCGCTCAATCAGAAGGCACTGGTGATTGTTGTCAGTCAGTCTGGTGAGACTGCGGATACACTGGCAGCACTGCGGATGGCAAAAGAAAAGGGCATTACCACAATGGCAATCATCAATGTAGTGGGTAGTAGTATTGCCCGTGAAGCAGACAAGGTGTTTTACACACTTGCTGGCCCTGAAATTTCTGTTGCTACGACTAAGGCATACAGCGCACAGCTTGCGGCCATGTACTGCTTGGCTGTTCAGTTCGCAAAGGTGAGAGGAAAAATCACGGAGGAGCAGTACAGCTACTATATTTCTGAACTTCTGACTTTCCCGGAAAAGATGCAGAAAGCTCTGGAAGATAAGGAACGCATCCAGTGGTTTGCTGCGAAGTATGCCAATGCACACGATGTGTTCTTCGTTGGCCGTGGCATTGATTATGCAGTCTGCTTGGAAGGCAGTTTGAAACTGAAAGAAATCAGCTACATCCATTCCGAAGCATACGCTGCGGGCGAATTGAAGCACGGAACCATCAGTCTGATTGAGCAGGGAACACTGGTCATCGGTGTGCTTACCCAGAGCGAACTCTACGAAAAGACTATCAGCAATATGTTGGAGTGCAAGAGCCGTGGCGCTTATCTGATGGGGCTCACTACTTATGGTAAGTATGAAATCGAAGATCAGGTAAACTTCACGGTATATGTTCCAAAGGTGGATGAGCACTTCGTTGGTAGTTTGGCAGTGATCCCGCTGCAGTTGCTGGGTTACTATGTGTCTGTAGCCAAGGGTCTGGATGTGGATAAGCCGAGAAACCTCGCAAAGAGTGTGACAGTGGAATAA
- the glmM gene encoding phosphoglucosamine mutase yields the protein MGKYFGTDGFRGEAGITLTADHAYKVGRFLGWYYNALRERNGDTDPARIVIGKDTRRSSYMFEYSLVAGLTASGADAYLLHVITTPSVAYIARVDDFDCGIMISASHNPYYDNGIKLIDCYGEKMPEEILLLVEDYIDGKLHVFDKDWTELPFAHREHIGCTVDYVAGRNRYMGYLISLGIYSFKGVKVGLDCANGSSWNIAKSVFDALGADTYVINNKPNGLNINNNAGSTHIEGLQKFVVEKGLDVGFAFDGDADRCLCVDEKGNVITGDHILYIYGCYMKERGKLLTNTVVTTVMSNFGLYKAFDEQGIGYAKTAVGDKYVYEYMAKNGCRIGGEQSGHIIFSKYASTGDGILTSLKMMEVMLAKKKPMSELAAPLKIYPQVLENVRVTDKKAAQNDPAVQEAVSKVAEALGDTGRILVRESGTEPVVRVMVEAPDHDTCQKYVDEVVNVICEKGYKV from the coding sequence ATGGGAAAGTATTTCGGAACTGATGGCTTCCGTGGTGAAGCCGGAATTACATTAACAGCAGACCATGCCTATAAAGTGGGTCGCTTTCTGGGTTGGTATTACAATGCTCTGCGTGAGCGCAATGGTGATACCGACCCTGCTCGCATTGTCATTGGCAAGGACACTCGCCGCAGCTCCTATATGTTTGAATATAGTTTGGTTGCAGGTCTGACTGCTTCCGGCGCAGACGCCTACCTGCTGCACGTCATTACTACGCCCAGCGTGGCTTATATTGCTCGTGTGGATGACTTTGACTGCGGCATCATGATCTCTGCCAGCCACAATCCCTACTATGATAACGGCATCAAGCTGATCGACTGCTACGGCGAGAAGATGCCCGAGGAAATCCTGCTGCTGGTAGAGGACTACATTGACGGAAAGCTCCATGTCTTTGATAAGGATTGGACGGAACTGCCGTTTGCTCATCGTGAGCACATCGGCTGCACGGTGGACTACGTGGCAGGCCGTAACCGTTATATGGGCTATCTGATCAGTCTCGGCATCTATTCCTTCAAGGGTGTCAAGGTCGGCTTAGATTGCGCCAACGGCAGTTCTTGGAACATTGCTAAAAGCGTTTTCGATGCGCTGGGTGCGGACACCTATGTCATAAACAATAAGCCGAACGGTCTAAACATCAACAATAATGCTGGCTCTACGCATATTGAGGGTCTGCAGAAGTTTGTTGTGGAGAAGGGTCTGGATGTTGGTTTTGCCTTCGATGGTGACGCCGACCGCTGCCTGTGCGTGGACGAGAAGGGTAATGTCATCACTGGCGACCATATCCTGTATATCTATGGCTGCTACATGAAAGAGCGTGGCAAACTGTTGACCAATACTGTGGTTACGACCGTTATGTCTAACTTTGGTCTGTACAAAGCGTTTGATGAGCAGGGCATTGGTTATGCTAAGACTGCCGTGGGCGACAAGTACGTCTATGAGTATATGGCAAAGAACGGCTGCCGTATCGGTGGTGAGCAGAGCGGCCATATCATTTTCAGCAAGTATGCAAGCACCGGCGATGGCATCCTGACCAGTCTGAAGATGATGGAGGTCATGCTGGCTAAGAAGAAGCCAATGAGCGAGTTGGCGGCACCGCTGAAGATCTATCCGCAGGTGTTGGAGAATGTTCGCGTGACCGATAAGAAGGCTGCACAGAATGATCCTGCTGTGCAGGAAGCCGTGTCTAAGGTTGCTGAGGCACTGGGCGATACCGGCCGTATTCTGGTTCGTGAGTCCGGCACTGAGCCGGTCGTTCGTGTGATGGTGGAAGCACCTGACCATGATACCTGCCAGAAGTATGTTGATGAAGTGGTCAATGTGATCTGCGAAAAGGGATATAAGGTATAA
- a CDS encoding ImmA/IrrE family metallo-endopeptidase, whose protein sequence is MDSILIYQAANDLVQNTGTRNIKRIARSCSLDILETPRFKDVLGFLSLHFDKPLILINSHLDSQTKQMVCGYALGHYLEHQILMDLHTLNKSLAITDKQICLYEPNAFASHLMLDSEEVYQMTKRKMDAAQIADAKRIHINLVLVKLLELHHLGV, encoded by the coding sequence ATGGATTCCATTCTTATTTACCAAGCAGCCAATGACCTCGTCCAAAATACCGGCACCCGCAACATCAAACGGATTGCGCGAAGCTGCAGCCTGGACATCCTTGAAACACCTCGCTTCAAAGATGTGCTGGGTTTTCTTTCACTCCACTTTGATAAGCCATTGATTCTTATCAACAGTCATCTTGATTCGCAGACAAAGCAGATGGTCTGCGGGTACGCTCTGGGGCATTATCTGGAGCATCAGATTCTGATGGACTTGCACACGCTGAATAAGTCTCTGGCGATTACAGACAAGCAGATCTGTCTTTATGAGCCAAACGCTTTTGCATCCCACCTGATGCTGGACAGCGAGGAAGTCTATCAGATGACGAAACGCAAGATGGATGCTGCTCAGATTGCCGATGCCAAACGCATTCATATCAATCTGGTGTTGGTAAAGCTTCTTGAACTGCATCATCTGGGGGTATGA
- a CDS encoding VanZ family protein: MKETIDLLGKILTNILTALYEPFGFSLLISFLALFFYLYAYEPTHAGKGWKSAIVTWYQKFKESAFFRKLFLLVFVTSMILFRTLLNRNLWMNPLSNVMGGWSIWETVNGEQKLTTECIENVIMMVPFSAVVMWTFEEKVGHGWKKKLWQSSKIAFIFSVNIEMLQLLLRLGTFQLSDIFYNTVGGVVGGLVYYATIKARKRL; encoded by the coding sequence ATGAAAGAAACGATTGATTTACTCGGGAAGATTCTCACAAACATTCTGACGGCTCTCTACGAGCCGTTTGGATTCTCGCTCCTGATTTCCTTCCTGGCCTTGTTTTTCTACCTATATGCATATGAGCCTACACATGCGGGCAAGGGCTGGAAGAGCGCCATAGTGACTTGGTATCAGAAATTTAAAGAGAGTGCGTTTTTCCGGAAGTTGTTCCTATTGGTTTTCGTGACTTCGATGATCCTGTTTAGAACTCTGCTAAACCGTAATCTGTGGATGAATCCGTTGTCCAATGTCATGGGCGGATGGAGTATTTGGGAGACCGTGAACGGCGAGCAGAAGCTGACCACCGAGTGCATCGAGAACGTGATCATGATGGTGCCGTTTTCAGCAGTAGTGATGTGGACGTTCGAAGAAAAGGTGGGTCACGGTTGGAAGAAGAAACTGTGGCAAAGCAGTAAAATAGCATTTATCTTTTCTGTAAATATTGAGATGCTACAATTATTGCTTCGCTTGGGAACATTCCAGCTATCAGATATCTTCTATAACACAGTCGGCGGAGTAGTAGGTGGTTTGGTGTACTATGCGACGATAAAGGCAAGAAAGCGTCTGTAA